In a single window of the Centropristis striata isolate RG_2023a ecotype Rhode Island chromosome 18, C.striata_1.0, whole genome shotgun sequence genome:
- the lamp5 gene encoding lysosome-associated membrane glycoprotein 5, with translation MGRLGFSTTESARLLLLGVLALSVVLAEQEGENLSGLSTNPDKAIFAVRENGTTCLMVEFAVRFLVPYDVLALNGIDLISEQAAFTLPRNAEIEGKCGSTESEIHISWKNNAYTLRIYFSKEFRDKGIEVWKISKVQFVYDTSETSHFINAYNPGKHTASTHRLSALVTPAGQSYLCTAQQTLTLISSDHQKGVTVSMYDIQIQPFDIASDFMFSESYKCITDQRERLEETLPLILGFILALIIVITLTVYHFHLKLTANQPQLPRDRSMYKNM, from the exons ATGGGACGACTCggtttcagcaccacggagaGCGCCCGGCTTCTGCTGCTCG GTGTGCTggcgctgtccgtggtgctggcGGAGCAGGAGGGGGAGAACCTGTCCGGTCTGTCCACCAACCCAGACAAAGCCATCTTCGCGGTCCGGGAGAACGGCACGACGTGTCTGATGGTGGAGTTCGCTGTGAGATTCCTCGTGCCATATGACGTGCTCGCGCTCAATGGGATAGAC CTGATCAGCGAGCAGGCGGCGTTTACTCTGCCCCGTAATGCAGAAATCGAGGGGAAATGTGGGAGCACGGAATCAGAGATTCACATCAGCTGGAAGAACAACGCCTACACCCTCCGCATCTACTTCTCTAAG GAGTTCCGTGACAAGGGCATCGAGGTGTGGAAGATTAGCAAGGTCCAGTTCGTCTATGACACCTCGGAGACATCGCATTTCATCAACGCGTACAACC CTGGGAAGCACACAGCCAGCACCCACCGCCTGTCGGCCCTGGTGACGCCCGCCGGCCAGTCCTATCTGTGTACAGCGCAGCAGACTCTCACCCTCATCTCTAGTGACCACCAGAAAGGCGTCACTGTCTCCATGTATGACATCCAGATCCAGCCCTTTGACATCGCCTCTGACTTCATGTTCAGTGAAT CCTACAAGTGCATCACTGACCAGCGGGAGCGCCTGGAGGAGACCCTCCCCCTCATTCTGGGTTTCATTTTGGCCCTCATCATCGTCATCACGCTCACCGTCTACCACTTCCACCTGAAGCTGACAGCCAACCAGCCCCAGCTGCCCAGAGATCGCTCCATGTACAAGAACATGTAG